Proteins found in one Triticum aestivum cultivar Chinese Spring chromosome 4D, IWGSC CS RefSeq v2.1, whole genome shotgun sequence genomic segment:
- the LOC123099441 gene encoding senescence-specific cysteine protease SAG39-like has translation MAIPKALLLAIIGSICLCSSTVLSARELGDAAMVEKHEQWMAKFNRVYKDSTEKAHRFKAFKANVAFIESFNTGNHKFWLGVNQFTDLTNDEFRATKTNKGLKRNGARAPTRFKYNNVSTDALPAAVDWRTKGVVTPIKDQGQCGCCWAFSAVAATEGIVKLSTGKLVSLSEQELVDCDVHGVDQGCEGGEMDDAFKFIIKNGGLTTEANYPYTAQDGQCKTSTTSNSVATIKGYEDVPANDESSLMKAVANQPVSVAVDGGDVIFQHYSGGVMTGSCGTDLDHGIVAIGYGMTSDGTKFWLLKNSWGTTWGESGYLRMEKDISDKSGMCGLAMQPSYPTE, from the exons ATGGCCATCCCAAAGGCACTGCTTCTTGCCATCATAGGCAGCATCTGCTTATGCAGTAGCACCGTTCTATCAGCTCGGGAACTTGGTGACGCGGCCATGGTGGAGAAGCATGAGCAGTGGATGGCGAAGTTTAACCGTGTTTACAAGGACAGCACCGAGAAGGCGCATCGGTTCAAGGCGTTCAAGGCCAATGTTGCCTTCATCGAGTCGTTCAACACCGGAAATCACAAGTTCTGGCTCGGTGTCAACCAATTCACCGATCTCACCAACGATGAGTTCAGAGCAACCAAGACCAACAAGGGCCTCAAAAGAAATGGTGCTAGGGCTCCAACTAGGTTCAAGTACAACAATGTCAGCACTGATGCACTTCCAGCGGCAGTTGATTGGAGGACCAAGGGCGTCGTCACTCCTATCAAAGACCAAGGGCAATGTG GCTGTTGTTGGGCTTTTTCGGCCGTGGCTGCAACCGAGGGCATTGTGAAATTAAGCACAGGGAAGCTCGTCTCCTTGTCTGAGCAAGAGCTAGTTGACTGTGATGTCCATGGTGTGGATCAGGGGTGTGAGGGTGGCGAGATGGACGAcgccttcaagttcatcatcaagaaCGGCGGCCTCACCACTGAGGCCAACTACCCATACACCGCACAAGACGGACAGTGCAAAACTAGCACTACAAGCAACAGTGTTGCAACCATCAAGGGCTACGAGGATGTGCCCGCCAACGATGAATCTTCTCTTATGAAAGCCGTGGCTAACCAGCCTGTATCAGTAGCTGTGGACGGAGGGGATGTCATATTTCAACACTACTCCGGCGGGGTTatgaccggctcctgcggaactgATTTGGACCATGGGATAGTAGCGATTGGATATGGCATGACGAGTGATGGAACTAAATTTTGGCTGCTGAAGAACTCATGGGGCACGACATGGGGCGAGAGCGGGTACCTCAGAATGGAGAAGGATATTTCCGACAAGAGTGGTATGTGTGGCTTGGCCATGCAACCTTCCTACCCCACCGAGTAG
- the LOC123099440 gene encoding senescence-specific cysteine protease SAG39-like produces the protein MAIPKALLLAIIGSICLCSSTVLSARELGDAAMVEKHDQWMAKFNRVYKDITEKAQRFKAFKASVAFIESFNTGNHKFWLGVNQFTDLTNDEFRATKTNKGLKRSGARAPTRFKYNNVSTDALPAAVDWRTKGVVTPIKDQGQCGCCWAFSAVAATEGIVKLSTGKLVSLSEQELVDCDVHGVDQGCEGGEMDDAFKFIIKNGGLTTEANYPYTAQDGRCKTSTTSNSVATIKGYEDVPANDESSLMKAVANQPVSVAVDGGDVIFQHYSGGVMTGSCGTDLDHGIAAIGYGMTSDGTKYWLLKNSWGTTWGESGYLRMEKDISDKSGMCGLAMQPSYPTE, from the exons ATGGCCATCCCAAAGGCACTGCTTCTTGCCATCATAGGCAGCATCTGCTTATGCAGTAGCACCGTTCTATCAGCTCGGGAACTTGGTGACGCGGCCATGGTGGAGAAGCATGACCAGTGGATGGCGAAGTTTAACCGTGTTTACAAGGACATCACCGAGAAGGCGCAGCGGTTCAAGGCGTTCAAGGCCAGTGTTGCCTTCATCGAGTCGTTCAACACCGGAAATCACAAGTTCTGGCTCGGTGTCAACCAATTCACCGATCTCACCAACGATGAGTTCAGAGCAACCAAGACCAACAAGGGCCTCAAAAGAAGTGGTGCTAGGGCTCCAACTAGGTTCAAGTACAACAATGTCAGCACTGATGCACTTCCAGCGGCAGTTGATTGGAGGACCAAGGGCGTCGTCACTCCTATCAAGGACCAAGGGCAATGTG GCTGTTGTTGGGCTTTTTCGGCCGTGGCTGCAACCGAGGGCATTGTAAAATTAAGCACAGGGAAGCTCGTCTCCTTGTCTGAGCAAGAGCTAGTTGACTGTGATGTCCATGGTGTGGATCAGGGGTGTGAGGGTGGCGAGATGGACGAcgccttcaagttcatcatcaagaaCGGCGGCCTCACCACCGAGGCCAACTACCCATACACCGCACAAGACGGACGGTGCAAAACCAGCACTACAAGCAACAGTGTTGCAACCATCAAGGGCTACGAGGATGTGCCCGCCAACGATGAATCTTCTCTTATGAAAGCCGTGGCTAACCAGCCTGTATCAGTAGCTGTGGACGGAGGGGATGTCATATTTCAACACTACTCCGGCGGGGTTATGACCGGCTCTTGCGGAACTGATTTGGACCATGGGATAGCAGCGATTGGATATGGCATGACGAGTGATGGAACTAAGTATTGGTTGTTAAAAAACTCATGGGGCACGACATGGGGCGAGAGTGGGTACCTCAGAATGGAGAAGGATATTTCCGACAAGAGTGGTATGTGTGGCTTGGCCATGCAACCTTCCTACCCCACCGAGTAG